Within Gaiellales bacterium, the genomic segment TGCGACCCGGCGCTGGGCGAGCGGATGCGAGCGGCCGCGCGGGCGATCGGCCTCGACCCGCCCTCCATCCCGAGCGGCGCCGGCCACGACGCCGTCATCCTGTCCGATCACGTGCCGGTGGCGATGCTCTTCGTCCGCTGCGCCGGCGGGATCAGCCACAACCCGGCCGAGTCCGTGACGACCGACGACGTCGCCGCCGCCCTGGCTGTGCTGACCGGAGTAGTCCGGGGTGACTAAAGGGGTCTGACCCCGTGTATTCAGGCGTGCTCGGGCTCGGGGAAGGCGGTCGGGGCGGCCTCGCGGTCGGCGCGGAAGAGCCGCGCCGCGACCGCTGAGGCGAGCAGCTGGCCGAGGCCGGCGCCGAACAGCAGGCGGTGCACGCCGATGTGGCCGACCGCGAGGCCGGCCAGCAAGGCACCGGCGGGCGTGCCGGCGGCGTTGATCGACACCGTGATCGCGAAGATGCGGCCGTGCAGGCGCGAGTCGACCGCGCCCTGGCGGATCGCGAACATCGCGATGATGAACGGCGCCGAGCACAGGCCCGACACGAACATGCACGCGATGCCGGCCCAGAGCGACGAGACCAGCGGCACGAGCAGCAGCGGCAGGCCGAAGAGCGCGGTGAAGACCACGACGTGGCGGGCATGCGAGCCCGGCGGCGGCCGCCAGCCGTAGGTGAGGCCGCCGATGATCGAGCCGACCGACGCGGCCGCCCACATCCAGCCGGCCACGCCCGGCGACATGTGCAGGGTTTCGCGCGCCCACAGCGGCAGGCCGATCGTGAGGCACCCGTAGCCGAGCCCCGACACCACCATCAGCGCCACCGTCGCCCGCAGCTGCCGGTGCGAGATCACGGCCCGCAGGCCGGCGACGGCCGCCTCCAGCGGCGGCTCGGTCTCGATGATCCGACCGGACGGCTCGCGCACCCGCGACGCCACAGCGCCCGCGGCCAGCGTCGCCAGGCCCTGGAGCACGATCGCCCACTGCGCCCCGACCAGCGTGACCGTCGCGCCGGCGAGGGCCGGGCCGATCACGAAGGCGGCGTCGTAGG encodes:
- a CDS encoding MFS transporter produces the protein MADMGGSQGYRGLLRVPSYPALISSVALARLANSMSQVGVVIYLLDATHSAAIAGAGAAAQLLPGILTGPFVGAWLDRTQARVRGIVATQLLRALLLFAVVACGRLLHPPAAVLLLLLAGLGVTFPIPNVGFRSLIPVAVPRHLWDQANAADSVSYDAAFVIGPALAGATVTLVGAQWAIVLQGLATLAAGAVASRVREPSGRIIETEPPLEAAVAGLRAVISHRQLRATVALMVVSGLGYGCLTIGLPLWARETLHMSPGVAGWMWAAASVGSIIGGLTYGWRPPPGSHARHVVVFTALFGLPLLLVPLVSSLWAGIACMFVSGLCSAPFIIAMFAIRQGAVDSRLHGRIFAITVSINAAGTPAGALLAGLAVGHIGVHRLLFGAGLGQLLASAVAARLFRADREAAPTAFPEPEHA